A stretch of the Sylvia atricapilla isolate bSylAtr1 chromosome 30, bSylAtr1.pri, whole genome shotgun sequence genome encodes the following:
- the SLC27A3 gene encoding long-chain fatty acid transport protein 3 — protein sequence MALAAALGTLLGTLLGTLLGTVPAAPLAGALLAALGALLALQRLLRPHLWADLAFALRALRARRRARRGPGGSLPARFLRAARTGPDTPFLRARGGAQPLGRAARSVARVANALRALRAPPRPGDAVGLLVANEPRFVWGWFGLAALGARPAFLGTALRPAGLRHCLRGCGARALLVADELFGSVEPLLPGLREDGVAVWVLGAGPYPPGVVALQELLDAASEELEPEDVWEPEDMNDTCLYIFTSGTTGLPKAARVSHLKAVMCLSFYELVGASSRDVVYLALPLYHMAGALLGVVGCLGIGATCVLKEKFSASQFWDDCRAEGVTVFQYIGELCRYLVNQPQRPGERQHGLRLAVGSGLRPDVWRSFQQRFGPVRIVETYGMSEGNVTLFNYTGTPGAVGRCSFIYKLFSPFEVVRYDVAAGAPERDEAGRCIRARTGETGLLIAPVTPRTPFLGYAGSPELSEQKLLRGVFAEGDEFFNTGDLVEQDEEQFVRFRDRIGDTFRWKGENVATTEVAEALLAHEALQEATVYGVTVPGHEGRAGMAALVLRPGRSLDGPGLYQHLERLLPPYARPRFLRLQERLEMTETFKQQKVRLARDGCDPALVPEPLLVLDEAARSFVPLDAERWERLRDGRLRI from the exons ATGGCGCTGGCGGCGGCTCTGGGGACGCTCCTGGGGACGCTCCTGGGGACGCTCCTGGGGACAGTCCCCGCGGCGCCGCTGGCCGGGGCGCTGCTGGCGGCTCTGGGCGCGCTGCTGGCGCTGCAGCGGCTCCTGCGGCCGCACCTTTGGGCCGACCTGGCGTTCgcgctgcgggcgctgcgggcgcggcggcgggcgcggcgcggccccggcggctcGCTGCCGGCCCGGTTCCTGCGGGCGGCCCGAACCGGCCCGGACACGCCGTTCCTGCGGGCCCGGGGCGGCGCCCAGCCGCTGGGGCGGGCGGCGAGGAGCGTGGCGAGGGTGGCGAACgcgctgcgggcgctgcgggcCCCGCCGAGGCCCGGCGACGCcgtggggctgctggtggccaACGAGCCCCGCTTCGTGTGGGGCTGGTTCGGGCTGGCGGCGCTCGGGGCCCGCCCGGCGTTCCTGGGCACGGCGCTGCGACCCGCGGGGCTCCGCCACTGCCTCCGCGGCTGCGGGGCGCGGGCGCTGCTGGTGGCGGACG AGCTGTTCGGGTCGGTGGAGCCGCTGCTGCCCGGGCTGCGGGAGGACGGCGTGGCCGTGTGGGTGCTGGGAGCGGGGCCGTACCCGCCCGGAGTCGTGgcgctgcaggagctgctggacgCGGCCTCCGAGGAGCTGGAGCCCGAGGACGTGTGGGAGCCCGAGGACATGAACGACACCTGCCTCTACATCTTCACCTCGGGCACCACCg GCCTCCCCAAAGCCGCCCGCGTGTCCCACCTCAAGGCCGTCATGTGCCTCAGCTTCTACGAGCTGGTGGGAGCCTCCAGCCGCGACGTCGTGTACCTGGCGCTGCCCCTGTACCACATGGCCGGGGCCCTCCTGGGCGTCGTCGGCTGCCTCGGCATCG GAGCCACGTGCGTGCTGAAGGAGAAGTTCTCGGCCAGCCAGTTCTGGGACGATTGCCGCGCCGAGGGCGTCACCGTGTTCCAGTACATCGGGGAGCTGTGCCGCTACCTGGTGAACCAGCCGCAG CGGCCCGGGGAGCGGCAGCACGGGCTGAGGCTGGCGGTGGGCAGCGGCCTCCGGCCCGACGTGTGGCGAAGCTTCCAGCAGCGCTTCGGGCCCGTGCGCATCGTGGAGACGTACGGCATGAGCGAGGGCAACGTCACCCTCTTCAACTACACCGGCACCCCGGGCGCCGTGGGCCGCTGCAGCTTCATCTACAAG CTCTTCTCGCCCTTTGAGGTCGTTCGTTACGACGTCGCGGCCGGAGCTCCGGAACGGGACGAGGCCGGACGCTGCATCCGCGCCCGGACGG GTGAGACGGGGCTGCTGATCGCCCCGGTGACGCCCCGGACGCCGTTCCTGGGCTACGCCGGCAGCCCGGAGCTGTCGGAGCAGAAGCTGCTCCGCGGGGTCTTCGCCGAGGGCGACGAGTTCTTCAACACCGGGGACCTGGTGGAGCAGGACGAGGAGCAGTTCGTGCGCTTCCGCGACCGCATCGGGGACACCTTCAG GTGGAAAGGCGAGAACGTGGCCACCACGGAAGTGGCCGAGGCGCTGCTGGCCCACGAGGCGCTGCAGGAAGCCACCGTTTACGGTGTCACCGTCCCAG GCCACGAGGGCCGTGCCGGGATGGCCGCGCTGGTTCTGCGGCCCGGCCGCTCCCTGGACGGACCCGGCCTCTACCAGCACCTGGAGCGGCTGCTGCCGCCGTACGCGCGGCCGCGCTTCCTGCGCCTGCAG GAGCGGCTGGAGATGACGGAGACGTTCAAGCAGCAGAAGGTGCGGCTGGCGAGGGACGGCTGCGACCCCGCGCTGGTGCCGGAGCCGCTGCTGGTGCTGGACGAAGCCGCCAGAAGCTTCGTGCCGCTGGACGCCGAGCGCTGGGAGCGGCTCCGGGACGGGCGGCTCCGCATCTGA